GTGGCTGATCATAAATTAGGGGATGAGAATTACGACCCAAAGGCGGATGAAGTTCCGTCGTTTGATGACCACATCGACGACTTGTTTGCTGCCCAAGAAGTAGAAGGTCAGCATAACAACAAGAAAGCTAAAGATACAGATTTCTGGGAAGTTACTGTTATCGGTAAACATTTTTTTCCTCCCATTTTCGTAAACAGTTATCTTCATAATCCTttacttctatttttcttttgtgCAATGATTATATAGTAATTTTGTTTTCCATACACTTCTTAGAGGATGGCGTGAGAAAAGTTTCTAAGCTGAGCATGAATGAGGCTATAACCCTCCCTTCCAATACAAAGATAGTACTCCCATTTAACAGTGAGCTGCAACCGATTGGTCAGGCGGCAGGATTATTGAGTGGTTTCATAGGGAGTTTGGGTGCGGATTATTCCCAGTTCCTCATACACTTACACAGTTGGAAGCTGGTGAGCAAAGCAAAGAGGGAATATGCGTACGACATGCTTAAGGTACAGCTTTAAGCTTCTACAATTTAAGCAATTTTAGTATTCGGTATTTTTTTAAGGTCTTTTGCatgggtaaattatatgggtaGTAAAATTTTCATATTGTGCTTTTCACATCATCATTTAAGCACTTCTCATTTATACGTAATTGCGACTGCTTGTACTGGATTTGAGGGTCATACTTTAACAATTTAAATTAGCTTGTAATACATTTCTTCAAATTATTAGTCTTATACTTGTTTGTTGGTCTTCGTTAATGACAATGTATACTAATTGCAGCGGGTCTTTTACAATGAGAACGATACTGGAAGAAAAATAAAGCGCGATATTttgaagagaatagaaaagaactAGAAGGATACAAGGCACCACTTGTTTCATAGGTGTTACAAACAAATAAGGACTTATGAGGAAAATCTTCAGCATCACCCGAAAGGAATAGACAAAAATTATTGGAAAAAGTTCGTTGACTATCGCCTGAATGAAGAAACACAGGTAAGCCTtggtatattttattatttccaCAAAAAAAACATGTGTATACATATTAATTCCCTTACATTTTATATTCAACTTTTTCTTTCTCATTTacatttattttgttatttgttcATAAAAAAAGTGTAAACAGAACACTTTAAATCGGAGCAAGCAACTTTACACACATACTAGGGACTCCAAAACATTGGCAAGAAAAAAAGACGAAGTGGTAATAAGTCATTATTTGCATTAGATTTTGATTAAGCTTCCTGAAAAATGTTGTTATTTACTAAATTGTGGCAATATCAACGATATAGGAGAGAGAGCAAGGAAGGCCCGTTGGTAGAGGAAAGTTGTTTATCATGACTCATAAGAAAAAAGATGGCTCGTATATCCATCCCCATGCGCGTGTTGTTAGTGTAAGTCATGTTTGAAAATTTGAAGCAATATATAGCTTACTATATATATCGTGCTACTGTTAACTTCTTCCTTTCCAATGTTGTATATTTGTAGGAAGCAATTGCGAATGTTGAGAGGCAGGATGGATCCTCTAAGCACCTTTCACAAAATGACTCGCTAGCACAAGTTTTCGGAAAGGAGCACCCAGGACGAGTTCGTGCCCTAAGTGCTGGACCATGTTTCACCCAAGTCTTTGGTAACGCTGCTGGACAACCGTTGGGTTCTGCAGAGTCCAATGCGGAGGATAAGAGGATGATTGCAGAATTGACAGCTAAGCTAGAAGAAGAGCAGGCGAAGAGACAGTCAATACATAAGGTCTTGGGATATGTAGTCCAACAGTTAGGAGGCAATTTGCCATTTGAGATTGCTAAAGAGCTGGCTTTTGTGGGCGGTACACCGGACTCGTCATGCGCAGGGCCATCTTCATCTGGTAATCACGACCCGcaacaaaaattttgaatttcaattaaTGGTCTTGGATACTTTTACATTTAAATAGGTTTAGTAcgttatgtttattttattcgACTTGAgcattcttagtttattttggaTGATGTTATGACAATTTCGttatatatgttatgtttgcatTCGTTTAATTTGGTTTGTTATGTTAATTGAGCTGTTTTACTTGGTTGTAATTTGTTTTAATTAGTTAAAAcgtaaaaaattaaagtttaataaactatttttgtcaaaataggcaaaataatagaaaatctaaaattttaatgGGAAATTTGAATTTGGGTTATAATATGTTTTCTTCCTGTCTGACATTTAGCGACGGTTTGTAACCGCCACAAATTgggcaattacaatttttcttgaCATACTGCGGCGATTATTCCAGCGATTAACAAAAACCGTCGCTATCTGTTTTGCCGCGCCCTATCTTCTGGTGTTTTATAAAACCGCTGTGNNNNNNNNNNNNNNNNNNNNNNNNNNNNNNNNNNNNNNNNNNNNNNNNNNNNNNNNNNNNNNNNNNNNNNNNNNNNNNNNNNNNNNNNNNNNNNNNNNNNNNNNNNNNNNNNNNNNNNNNNNNNNNNNNNNNNNNNNNNNNNNN
The DNA window shown above is from Arachis ipaensis cultivar K30076 chromosome B08, Araip1.1, whole genome shotgun sequence and carries:
- the LOC110265387 gene encoding uncharacterized protein LOC110265387 produces the protein MPRKPRYNIIREPPKDAGTNAGIEETTVGSMTRGAQTSREQPRDRAPPISSSANRAPATRMNEPFCAPRIDHRNAQSSTADDPQTPTDNIKTRHRTEVADHKLGDENYDPKADEVPSFDDHIDDLFAAQEVEGQHNNKKAKDTDFWEVTVIEDGVRKVSKLSMNEAITLPSNTKIVLPFNSELQPIGQAAGLLSGFIGSLGADYSQFLIHLHSWKLVSKAKREYAYDMLKRVFYNENDTGRKIKRDILKRIEKN
- the LOC110265782 gene encoding uncharacterized protein LOC110265782; translation: MTHKKKDGSYIHPHARVVSEAIANVERQDGSSKHLSQNDSLAQVFGKEHPGRVRALSAGPCFTQVFGNAAGQPLGSAESNAEDKRMIAELTAKLEEEQAKRQSIHKVLGYVVQQLGGNLPFEIAKELAFVGGTPDSSCAGPSSSGNHDPQQKF